In the Paenibacillus sp. FSL R7-0337 genome, TCAGGTAAGGTTACAAATAGTCTCTCTTGAATAAGCTTAACTGCATATCTTCCAAGCTCAGTTTCTTTTGGATACAGCTGTTGCACATCATAAGAAAACAACATTTGCATTTTTTTATAATTTTGCATACGGATGAGCGCGAAGTTAATGTGATCAGAGAGACCAACCACAAGATTGGGATTCAGGTTGCTTTTTATTTCTAATTGAGCCTTTTTTACGATTAGAGCCACAATTTCAAACACATTCTCCGGAATCTCCTGAATAAAGTTATAAAGCTTATTGTCAATCCGATAAAATGTCATGGATATCTGACTTAAATCTGTAATTTCATAAGGCATTTCCGGAAATCCTATTCCTTTTCCAAAGGCGATTAATTCCTTATTGTTGCCATCCAAGCATAGAGCTACGTTGTTGTTAATTTTCTTAATCACTTTCATCAGCAACCCCACCTTCAGTAGCTTAGTTGCAGGGCATCATTTAGATGGCGACTAGCAGCAATTGCTCGTTGTAATCAATCGTAAGTTTATCGGTTTCATGAACTCCGGAAAACTCAGCGGTATTAGAAATGATAACCGGTGTCGTTATATCAAATCCAGCCGCTTTAATCTCATCTATGTCGAACTCTAGCAGTAAATCCCCCTTCTTCACCGGCTGTCCTTGCTTAACTACGGGTTTGAAATGTTTGCCCTTTAATTTCACAGTATCCTGGCCCACATGAATTAAAACCTCGA is a window encoding:
- a CDS encoding PRD domain-containing protein, whose protein sequence is MKVIKKINNNVALCLDGNNKELIAFGKGIGFPEMPYEITDLSQISMTFYRIDNKLYNFIQEIPENVFEIVALIVKKAQLEIKSNLNPNLVVGLSDHINFALIRMQNYKKMQMLFSYDVQQLYPKETELGRYAVKLIQERLFVTLPDSEITNIAMHFVNAQEEREPDEGTAAEALILEIADQIENFYSITIDRNDFNYNRFAMHLRYFLKRVNNKSQFKDDKASFMQEIKNSNPQVYECAYKIGDFINQRLDSKSTEDEILYLMMHIYRIVRNTKIED